In a single window of the Candidatus Deferrimicrobiaceae bacterium genome:
- a CDS encoding CBS domain-containing protein, with the protein MQVITTHTNADFDTVASMVAARKLYPEAVIAMPGTQEESVKGFLLQSALYNLEMRKAADIDLDAVTLLILVDIRNSARIGLFRSLIGKPGVEIHLYDHHPDSDADIKGSLEVVRAVGSTATIMVGLLAEKGLEYSADEATVMMLGIYEDTGSLSFPSTTPEDCRAAAILLEHGASLATVSDVLSREITSDQVSLLYDLMQGSRPYMINGVEVIVTEARREEYAGEIAPVVHRLRDMEGAGVLFAVCQMGDRVVVVARSRRPEVDVGEVMRALGGGGHPYAASAALKHVTATEIRERILEILSTRVIHRKTAADLMVAPVRSASAGDTVAAAHEMMTRYGLNAVPVMQGVVVAGIITRQVAEKAIYHGLGMEDVTEYMTTDFESTGVGDSIERVQEILIGKNQRLIPVLDGDRRLAGIITRTGLLRHLHEASRATVGDVEEASPSGGIYSRPKRVGNLMRDRLPESVMALLHSAGQVAERLGMKLYLVGGFVRDLLMRLDNLDIDLVVEGDGIAFAEALAQVHAPCRVRPHHKFGTAVVVFPDGFKLDVATARVEYYVEPGALPTVSFSSMKQDLYRRDFTINTLAVRLDGELFGELVDYFGAQRDIKDRAIRVLHSLSFVEDPTRILRACRFEQRFGFAIARHTRNLIRNAVRLDLVSRLPKTRLNNELELIFKEKDPVSILRRMSEFGLAPSIHPDITLGNDQMALMSEVSEVLVWFSLLFLDEKVDPWMVYYLALLDPVPPDEAIAFAERLGLGRRLRAHVVTAKQTGESLLRCLFGLPVVSRKAIHDIFRDLPNEVILYLMAKAKHPDIKRYISLYLTQLKPIRVFTTGEDLKAMGYPPGPRFKKILEAVHEKRLAGEIRTPKGETAWIRRSFPLFTEED; encoded by the coding sequence AGGAAGCTTTATCCCGAGGCTGTCATCGCCATGCCGGGCACGCAGGAGGAGAGCGTCAAGGGGTTCCTGCTGCAGTCGGCGCTTTACAATCTCGAAATGCGGAAAGCGGCCGACATCGACCTCGACGCGGTCACGCTGCTGATCCTGGTAGACATCCGCAACTCGGCGCGGATTGGACTGTTCCGTAGCCTGATCGGGAAGCCGGGGGTCGAGATCCACCTCTACGACCACCACCCGGATTCCGATGCCGACATCAAGGGCAGCCTCGAGGTCGTGCGAGCCGTCGGGTCCACTGCGACGATCATGGTCGGGCTTCTCGCAGAAAAAGGGCTTGAATATTCAGCAGATGAAGCCACAGTTATGATGTTGGGCATTTACGAGGACACGGGGTCGCTCTCATTCCCTTCGACCACGCCCGAAGACTGCAGGGCTGCCGCGATCCTCCTGGAGCACGGGGCGAGCCTGGCGACCGTTTCGGATGTCCTTTCCCGCGAGATCACATCCGATCAGGTCTCGCTTCTGTACGACCTGATGCAGGGTTCGCGTCCCTACATGATCAACGGTGTCGAGGTGATCGTGACCGAGGCCCGACGCGAGGAATACGCCGGAGAGATCGCGCCGGTCGTCCATCGCCTGCGCGATATGGAAGGAGCCGGCGTCCTGTTCGCGGTCTGCCAGATGGGCGACCGGGTGGTGGTGGTCGCCCGAAGCCGGCGCCCCGAGGTCGATGTGGGCGAGGTGATGCGGGCGCTCGGCGGGGGAGGGCACCCCTATGCGGCGTCGGCCGCTCTGAAGCACGTTACCGCGACCGAGATTCGCGAGCGAATCCTCGAGATCCTGTCCACCCGCGTCATCCATCGAAAGACGGCCGCAGATCTCATGGTCGCCCCCGTCCGGAGCGCATCGGCCGGCGATACGGTCGCCGCCGCCCATGAGATGATGACGCGCTACGGCCTGAACGCCGTTCCGGTGATGCAGGGCGTCGTCGTGGCAGGCATCATTACGCGCCAGGTCGCGGAAAAGGCGATATATCATGGCCTTGGCATGGAAGACGTTACCGAATACATGACGACTGATTTCGAGTCGACCGGGGTCGGAGACAGCATCGAGCGGGTCCAGGAGATCCTGATCGGCAAGAACCAGCGCCTGATTCCTGTGCTCGACGGGGATCGCCGCCTGGCCGGCATCATTACCCGCACGGGCCTGCTTCGCCACCTTCACGAGGCCAGTCGCGCGACGGTCGGGGATGTCGAGGAGGCATCCCCGAGCGGCGGAATCTATTCCCGTCCCAAACGGGTGGGCAATCTGATGCGGGACCGCCTTCCCGAAAGCGTGATGGCGCTCCTGCACTCAGCGGGGCAGGTCGCCGAGCGGCTCGGGATGAAGCTCTACCTGGTCGGCGGTTTCGTGCGCGATCTGCTGATGCGGCTCGACAACCTCGACATCGATCTCGTGGTCGAAGGGGACGGAATCGCTTTCGCCGAGGCGCTCGCGCAGGTCCACGCACCGTGCCGGGTGCGCCCCCACCACAAGTTCGGAACCGCGGTCGTGGTGTTCCCCGACGGGTTCAAGCTCGATGTGGCGACGGCCCGGGTCGAATATTATGTCGAGCCGGGGGCGCTTCCCACCGTCTCCTTCAGCAGCATGAAACAGGATCTCTATCGGCGTGATTTCACGATCAATACGCTGGCGGTCCGGCTCGACGGCGAGCTGTTCGGGGAGCTGGTCGATTACTTCGGCGCCCAGCGCGACATCAAGGACCGCGCGATCCGGGTCCTGCATTCCCTCTCGTTCGTCGAAGATCCGACCCGGATCCTGCGCGCCTGTCGCTTCGAACAGCGCTTCGGATTCGCCATCGCTCGTCACACGCGTAACCTGATCCGGAACGCCGTCCGGCTCGATCTCGTCAGTCGTCTTCCAAAGACTAGATTAAACAACGAGTTAGAGCTAATATTTAAAGAAAAAGATCCTGTATCTATCCTCCGGCGGATGAGCGAATTCGGACTCGCGCCCTCGATCCATCCCGACATCACGCTAGGAAACGACCAGATGGCCCTGATGTCCGAGGTGTCCGAGGTGCTGGTCTGGTTCTCCCTGCTCTTCCTCGACGAAAAGGTCGATCCGTGGATGGTCTATTACCTGGCGCTGCTCGACCCGGTGCCGCCCGACGAGGCGATCGCTTTTGCCGAACGCCTCGGATTGGGGCGCCGCCTCCGCGCCCACGTCGTCACGGCCAAGCAGACCGGCGAATCCCTGCTCCGGTGCCTGTTCGGGTTGCCGGTCGTTTCCCGGAAGGCCATCCACGATATCTTCCGCGACCTGCCGAACGAAGTGATCCTTTACTTGATGGCAAAGGCGAAACATCCTGATATCAAAAGATATATCTCGTTGTATCTTACCCAGCTCAAGCCGATACGCGTCTTCACGACCGGGGAGGACCTCAAGGCGATGGGGTATCCGCCCGGCCCGAGGTTCAAGAAGATCCTCGAGGCCGTGCATGAGAAACGGCTGGCCGGGGAGATCCGCACGCCAAAGGGGGAGACCGCCTGGATCCGGAGATCCTTCCCCCTGTTTACCGAAGAGGACTGA
- a CDS encoding site-2 protease family protein yields MPDIQVIIQNISIYALPVILAITFHEVAHGWVASKKGDPTAMMLGRVTLNPLAHIDPIGTVLVPLVLLVMNSGFMFGWAKPVPVNFRLLHDQKRDPIYVASAGVITNLMLASLSGLLFRIIAAIDPGVIYNVSMSGDADTLARKVLVPVAMMLVVSVRINVILAIFNLVPIPPLDGGRIAVGLLPPRASMALASVERYGMPLLILLMMSGIIWRFIDMPIRLLTAVILGAH; encoded by the coding sequence TTGCCTGACATCCAGGTCATCATACAGAATATATCGATCTACGCGCTTCCGGTCATCCTGGCCATCACGTTCCACGAGGTGGCCCACGGGTGGGTCGCTTCCAAGAAGGGCGATCCCACTGCGATGATGCTCGGACGGGTCACGCTCAACCCGCTGGCGCACATCGATCCGATCGGCACCGTTCTCGTCCCGCTGGTGCTGCTCGTCATGAATTCGGGGTTCATGTTCGGCTGGGCTAAGCCGGTCCCGGTCAACTTCCGGCTGCTCCACGATCAGAAGCGAGACCCGATATACGTGGCCTCGGCAGGGGTGATCACCAACCTGATGCTCGCGTCTCTTTCCGGCCTCCTCTTCCGGATCATCGCCGCGATCGACCCCGGGGTGATCTATAACGTTTCGATGAGCGGCGATGCCGATACGCTCGCCCGGAAGGTGCTGGTTCCCGTGGCGATGATGCTGGTCGTCTCGGTCCGGATCAACGTGATCCTGGCCATCTTCAACCTCGTACCGATCCCGCCGCTCGACGGGGGGCGGATCGCCGTCGGCCTGTTGCCCCCGCGCGCGTCCATGGCGCTGGCCTCGGTCGAAAGATACGGGATGCCGCTGCTCATCCTGCTGATGATGTCTGGTATAATCTGGCGCTTTATCGACATGCCCATCCGGCTGCTGACCGCGGTCATCCTGGGCGCCCATTAA
- the trpS gene encoding tryptophan--tRNA ligase: MRKRVLSGMRPSGQLHLGHYLGVLVNWAKMQEEHDCFFFVADWHALTTEYERTQVIRDSIDEMVLDWMASGIDPNKANLFIQSHVPAHAELHLLLSMITPLAWLERCTTYKEQLRELSQRDLQTYGFLGYPVLMTADILMYDASLVPVGIDQLPHLELTREIGRRFNFLYQKETFVIPDQYLTKTSKVMGLDNRKMSKSYGNAILLSDTAQEVWDKVRPMVTDPARVRRTDPGNPDICNVHDYHKIFSDEKTVAWSAAGCRSAGIGCIDCKKAMYENMERVLVPIRKRRQAIVESGISVKDILAEGSARANAVATRKIQEVREAVGI, encoded by the coding sequence GTGCGCAAGCGTGTGTTGAGCGGCATGAGGCCCAGCGGGCAGCTTCACCTGGGGCATTATCTCGGGGTGCTCGTCAACTGGGCGAAGATGCAGGAAGAGCACGACTGCTTCTTCTTTGTGGCCGACTGGCACGCCCTCACCACCGAGTACGAGCGCACCCAGGTCATCCGCGACAGCATCGACGAGATGGTCCTCGACTGGATGGCCTCCGGCATCGATCCGAATAAGGCCAACCTCTTCATCCAGAGCCACGTCCCTGCCCACGCCGAGTTGCATCTGCTCCTGTCGATGATCACGCCGCTCGCATGGCTCGAGCGGTGCACGACCTACAAGGAACAGCTTCGCGAGCTGTCGCAGCGCGACCTGCAAACCTACGGATTCCTCGGCTACCCCGTGCTGATGACGGCCGACATCCTGATGTACGACGCCTCGCTCGTCCCGGTGGGCATCGACCAGCTACCGCACCTCGAGCTGACGCGCGAGATCGGGCGTCGCTTCAACTTCCTGTACCAGAAGGAAACGTTCGTCATTCCAGATCAGTACCTCACGAAGACTTCCAAGGTGATGGGACTCGACAACCGCAAGATGAGCAAGTCCTACGGCAACGCGATCCTGCTGTCAGACACCGCGCAGGAAGTGTGGGACAAGGTCCGGCCGATGGTGACCGATCCGGCGCGCGTCCGTCGCACCGATCCGGGCAATCCCGACATCTGCAACGTGCACGACTACCACAAGATCTTTTCCGACGAGAAGACGGTCGCGTGGTCGGCTGCGGGCTGCCGCTCCGCAGGCATCGGGTGCATCGACTGCAAGAAGGCGATGTACGAGAACATGGAGCGGGTGCTCGTTCCGATCCGCAAGCGGCGGCAGGCGATCGTCGAGAGC